A region of Thermococcus piezophilus DNA encodes the following proteins:
- a CDS encoding STT3 domain-containing protein, which produces MVKTDVKEKRKKKEEKSSISEYYQKFKAYGLPLIVLLLAYIGFKIRAVTSNYKTFLDPDTFYHYELYKLAIQEWLPKYFPYANPPTGFKISGSLGLYAVQAFFYKLISPLGYDVMDAFKLWPPFVGAMTIIAVYLLGRKLHSNWAGVWAAAFMMFSYANFSKTYSGNNRGEGPFMMFFLYAVFFLIVYLDEKEWNWKKILSGLLFLIASVLYMGVWLGSQFGVGILLLFAAAHTIILFVFGKIEELKRFVKEFYPIYALSLLIGIALYPTGFVRIRGFLIFSLQAFIGLSVLVAIMLYGERVGLSYSHRKHRFGTVLAIGLVGFLGAYLYLGPDMLKYMGAAYQSNPLYQTVAELAKTNWKTIASYYSVKTKDGIIFLLSLAGFIIVLVRFIRKLLKSDLTGYKEVFLVTYYIGSVYLLLMAVRFVFQASGAILLLAGVAIGEVFLFVENMKDSISTRVLYAMLLILLFLPLPIIGAQYMNNVAINTSKAQGSVPADWVNTLKWLRENSDPLDSATSWWDYGYWIESSLLSNRRSATDGGHAYDRRYIVADFFAHYGNESEVDFESWELNYMIVWQQDIYKFNAISYLGGAITYEEYKNNPMFQVIYPNYIRYVNESGKTVVYITNGQYAYQPIMTIDLTKGQVIQGRGDIPYVLYVFQGYGLLAYQSIAFSNFVRLAFHIPYSFKQWDAQMLFANFKPVYTNGGVSTYEFRPFAVYRIDKYENGTWKAFYSTTAGGKLPLGEQRLRLWISAFGRDVKDATLVFEAYNGTELVKREVVAENVNINYLNETPVEVSLTIPNVTSYRFVLIQDGPVGVLNGAPKVDGKIANPSYILNEGQSGQLELTAAFRKNYTADLYLRASIVYYVAPNGKDINQPNFRLEPHMDIITYIPVKKGISVKAGNNTITVQASMPENVFEQYLQELYKKYGEDKVVVVKERIEPIFIAKKEYVIWEG; this is translated from the coding sequence ATGGTGAAAACCGACGTTAAGGAAAAACGAAAGAAAAAGGAGGAGAAATCCTCCATTTCCGAGTACTATCAGAAGTTCAAGGCCTACGGGCTTCCGCTGATAGTTCTCCTGCTGGCATACATCGGCTTCAAGATAAGGGCCGTTACGTCCAACTACAAGACCTTCCTCGATCCGGATACCTTCTACCACTACGAGCTCTACAAGCTGGCCATCCAAGAGTGGCTCCCCAAGTACTTCCCCTACGCCAACCCACCGACGGGGTTTAAAATAAGCGGGTCCCTTGGCCTCTACGCGGTTCAGGCGTTCTTCTACAAGCTGATTAGTCCGCTCGGCTACGACGTGATGGATGCCTTCAAGCTCTGGCCGCCGTTCGTTGGAGCAATGACCATCATAGCCGTTTATCTCCTCGGAAGGAAGCTCCACTCCAACTGGGCGGGTGTCTGGGCGGCAGCATTCATGATGTTCTCCTACGCTAACTTCAGCAAGACCTACTCGGGTAACAACCGTGGTGAAGGTCCGTTCATGATGTTCTTCCTCTACGCGGTGTTCTTCCTCATCGTGTACCTCGACGAGAAGGAGTGGAACTGGAAGAAAATCCTCTCAGGGTTGCTCTTCCTGATAGCCAGCGTCCTCTACATGGGCGTCTGGCTGGGAAGCCAGTTCGGTGTGGGAATCCTCCTGCTCTTCGCGGCGGCACACACGATAATCCTCTTCGTATTCGGAAAGATTGAAGAGCTCAAGCGCTTTGTTAAAGAATTTTACCCGATCTACGCGCTGTCACTACTCATCGGAATAGCACTGTACCCGACGGGCTTCGTCAGAATAAGGGGCTTCCTTATATTCTCCCTTCAGGCATTCATCGGGCTTTCCGTGCTCGTTGCAATAATGCTGTATGGTGAGCGGGTCGGGCTTAGCTACTCCCACAGAAAGCACCGCTTTGGAACCGTTCTCGCGATCGGCCTGGTTGGCTTTCTCGGCGCCTACCTCTACCTCGGTCCTGACATGTTGAAGTACATGGGCGCCGCGTACCAGTCCAACCCGCTCTACCAGACTGTTGCTGAACTTGCAAAGACTAACTGGAAAACAATAGCCAGCTACTACAGTGTCAAGACCAAAGACGGAATTATCTTCCTGCTCTCACTTGCTGGTTTCATCATAGTGCTTGTCAGGTTCATCAGAAAGCTCCTCAAAAGTGACCTCACCGGCTATAAGGAAGTCTTCCTCGTGACCTACTACATTGGCTCGGTTTATCTGCTCCTCATGGCGGTTAGATTCGTGTTCCAGGCTTCGGGCGCTATACTCCTCTTGGCTGGCGTTGCGATTGGCGAAGTGTTCCTGTTTGTTGAAAACATGAAAGATAGCATCAGCACTAGGGTCCTCTACGCGATGCTCCTCATCCTCCTGTTCCTGCCGCTCCCAATCATAGGTGCCCAGTATATGAACAACGTGGCCATCAACACATCAAAGGCCCAGGGCTCAGTCCCGGCCGACTGGGTGAATACTCTCAAATGGCTCAGGGAGAACAGCGACCCGCTTGACAGTGCCACCAGCTGGTGGGACTACGGCTACTGGATCGAGTCAAGCCTCCTCAGCAACAGGCGCTCTGCCACCGACGGCGGTCACGCCTACGACAGGCGCTACATAGTTGCGGACTTCTTCGCCCACTACGGCAACGAGAGCGAGGTCGACTTCGAGAGCTGGGAGCTCAACTACATGATAGTCTGGCAGCAGGACATCTACAAGTTCAACGCCATAAGCTACCTCGGTGGAGCGATAACCTACGAGGAATACAAGAACAATCCCATGTTCCAGGTGATATACCCGAACTACATCCGCTACGTCAACGAGAGCGGCAAAACGGTAGTCTACATCACCAACGGCCAGTACGCCTACCAGCCGATAATGACCATCGACCTCACTAAGGGCCAGGTCATCCAGGGAAGGGGAGACATACCCTACGTCCTCTACGTCTTCCAGGGCTACGGCCTGCTCGCGTACCAGAGCATAGCCTTCAGCAACTTCGTTAGACTCGCCTTCCACATACCGTACTCCTTCAAGCAGTGGGACGCCCAGATGCTCTTCGCGAACTTCAAGCCGGTCTACACTAACGGTGGAGTTTCGACCTACGAGTTCAGGCCCTTCGCAGTTTACAGGATTGACAAATATGAGAACGGAACATGGAAGGCATTTTACAGCACGACCGCCGGCGGAAAGCTCCCACTCGGCGAACAGAGGCTTAGACTCTGGATCTCAGCCTTCGGCAGGGACGTTAAAGACGCCACCCTGGTCTTTGAGGCCTACAACGGAACCGAGCTGGTCAAGAGGGAAGTCGTTGCGGAGAATGTTAACATCAACTACCTCAACGAGACCCCCGTCGAGGTCAGCCTGACGATACCGAACGTCACCAGCTACCGCTTCGTCCTCATCCAGGACGGCCCTGTCGGAGTGCTTAACGGCGCGCCGAAGGTCGATGGAAAGATTGCCAACCCAAGTTACATCCTTAATGAGGGCCAGAGCGGCCAGCTCGAGCTTACTGCGGCCTTCAGGAAGAACTACACCGCTGACCTCTATCTCAGGGCCAGCATAGTTTA